From Ignavibacterium sp.:
CTGCTGCAGAAATTGCGCAGGATGTTTCTGTCATGCAACCAAGCATTACTTTCATTCCAAGTGAACGTGCAAGTGTTATCATTTTATAAGCTTCACGCATTCCTGTGCACTTCATTAATTTTATTACAACACCTGAATAAACATCTTTCATTTTGATTAAATCAGGAATTCTTTGAATTGATTCATCACCCAGAACAGGTATTGGTGATCTTTCGGTTATCCAGGCATTTTCATCAATCATTTCTTTAGGCATCGGTTGCTCGATATACAATACATTTTGCTCGCTTAGCCATTGAATCATTTCCAGCGCGTAGTTTTTATCTTTCCAACCCTGATTAGCATCTGCCGTTAATGGTTTATCAGTAACTGATCGAATAGTCTCAATCATCTCACGATCATTTTCACGACCAAGTTTCACTTTCAAAATTTTAAACTCATCGGCTTCTTTAACTTTCTGTCTGACAACTTCAGGAGTATCAATCCCAATTGTAAAAGTTGTGTATGGTGTTTTTGTTTTATCGAATCCCCAGATTTTATACCATGGTTTGCCGATTAACTTTCCAACCAAATCGTGTAAAGCGATATCAACTGAAGCTTTTGCTGCTGTGTTCTTCTCATCAATTGAGTCAATATACTCTAGTATTTT
This genomic window contains:
- a CDS encoding dipeptide epimerase; translated protein: MKQNRRDFLKTTSLLTAASISGLSSKSFATNFINSKGTKMKFSFKPYTLELKHVFTVAVNSRTTTPVMLTEIEYDGVKGYGEASMPPYLGESQETATKFLSKVNLEQFDDPFEIEKILEYIDSIDEKNTAAKASVDIALHDLVGKLIGKPWYKIWGFDKTKTPYTTFTIGIDTPEVVRQKVKEADEFKILKVKLGRENDREMIETIRSVTDKPLTADANQGWKDKNYALEMIQWLSEQNVLYIEQPMPKEMIDENAWITERSPIPVLGDESIQRIPDLIKMKDVYSGVVIKLMKCTGMREAYKMITLARSLGMKVMLGCMTETSCAISAAAQLSPEVDWADLDGNLLIKNDPFEGVKVIDGKITLNDYPGIGLKN